A region from the Thermodesulforhabdaceae bacterium genome encodes:
- a CDS encoding DUF296 domain-containing protein has translation MKYRIGETARVVVARFEDGDNVLSNLIDLARKENIRSAVFFLLGGMKNLKVVVGPQKDEMPPVPVWRELHDSQEILGIGTIFWDKDIPRIHFHGAYGKHDRVTVGCLREMAETFLVLEAIIIEIKGIDAQREFDPRSGLVLLKLQ, from the coding sequence ATGAAGTATAGAATAGGCGAAACTGCAAGAGTTGTGGTTGCCAGATTTGAAGATGGAGATAACGTATTAAGTAACTTGATAGATTTAGCCAGAAAAGAAAACATCCGTTCAGCGGTTTTTTTCCTTTTGGGCGGCATGAAAAACTTGAAAGTTGTGGTAGGACCTCAAAAAGACGAAATGCCCCCTGTGCCTGTGTGGCGTGAACTTCATGATAGTCAGGAAATACTCGGTATCGGGACTATTTTTTGGGATAAAGATATTCCAAGAATCCATTTTCATGGAGCCTATGGAAAGCATGACAGAGTCACGGTCGGCTGTTTAAGAGAAATGGCGGAAACATTCCTTGTTCTGGAAGCTATAATAATCGAAATTAAGGGAATAGACGCTCAGAGAGAATTTGATCCCAGATCCGGATTAGTATTACTTAAATTACAGTAA